The following coding sequences are from one Streptomyces venezuelae window:
- the tig gene encoding trigger factor, with translation MKSAVETLNPTRVRLTVEVPFEELKDSLDAAYKKINQQVTVKGFRKGKIPARVIDQRFGRGAVLEEAVNDALPKFYTEAVNEAELNVLGQPEVDITELKDNETLNFTAEVDVRPSIEIPDYSGIEVEVDAIEVSDEDVDKAVEELRERFASTSPVERAAEDGDVVTIDLEAKVEGEVLEDGVASGVSYTIGSGELLEGIDDAVKGLEAGGEATFTSELKGGSAAGKEAEVTVKVTQVAARELPSLDDDFAQLASEFDTLDELKADSRKRLENMKQYDQATQAQERVLEKLLELVEVPVPEKLLADEIQTRTHNLEHHQLGQMGLDLDKYLEIQGKSREEFDAETKEQAEKGIKTQFVLDELVNKEKLNVNQEELTEHLMRRAQSSGMSPDQFAQAVVEGGQVPMLVGEVARGKALAVVVEAATVKDTNGEVVDLEDEDDETAAAEGEQTEATSDAAEEKTEA, from the coding sequence GTGAAGAGCGCCGTGGAGACCCTGAACCCGACCCGGGTTCGGCTCACTGTTGAGGTGCCCTTCGAGGAGCTCAAGGACAGCCTCGACGCGGCCTACAAGAAGATCAACCAGCAGGTCACGGTGAAGGGCTTCCGCAAGGGCAAGATCCCGGCCCGCGTCATCGACCAGCGGTTCGGCCGTGGCGCCGTCCTCGAAGAGGCCGTCAACGACGCGCTCCCGAAGTTCTACACCGAGGCCGTCAACGAGGCCGAGCTCAATGTCCTGGGCCAGCCCGAGGTGGACATCACCGAGCTGAAGGACAACGAGACCCTCAACTTCACCGCCGAGGTCGACGTCCGTCCCTCCATCGAGATCCCGGACTACTCCGGCATCGAGGTCGAGGTCGACGCGATCGAGGTCAGCGACGAGGACGTCGACAAGGCCGTCGAGGAGCTGCGCGAGCGCTTCGCCTCCACGTCCCCGGTCGAGCGTGCCGCCGAGGACGGCGACGTCGTGACCATCGACCTCGAGGCCAAGGTCGAGGGCGAGGTCCTGGAGGACGGCGTCGCCTCCGGCGTCTCCTACACGATCGGCTCCGGCGAGCTCCTCGAGGGCATCGACGACGCCGTGAAGGGCCTGGAGGCCGGTGGCGAGGCCACCTTCACCTCCGAGCTCAAGGGCGGCTCGGCGGCCGGCAAGGAGGCCGAGGTCACCGTCAAGGTCACCCAGGTCGCCGCCCGTGAACTGCCGTCCCTCGACGACGACTTCGCGCAGCTCGCCTCCGAGTTCGACACCCTCGACGAGCTGAAGGCCGACAGCCGCAAGCGCCTCGAGAACATGAAGCAGTACGACCAGGCGACGCAGGCCCAGGAGCGCGTCCTGGAGAAGCTGCTCGAGCTGGTCGAGGTCCCCGTCCCCGAGAAGCTCCTCGCGGACGAGATCCAGACCCGCACGCACAACCTCGAGCACCACCAGCTCGGCCAGATGGGCCTCGACCTGGACAAGTACCTGGAGATCCAGGGCAAGTCCCGCGAGGAGTTCGACGCCGAGACCAAGGAGCAGGCCGAGAAGGGCATCAAGACGCAGTTCGTCCTCGACGAGCTCGTCAACAAGGAGAAGCTGAACGTGAACCAGGAGGAGCTCACCGAGCACCTCATGCGTCGCGCGCAGTCCTCCGGCATGTCCCCCGACCAGTTCGCCCAGGCCGTCGTCGAGGGCGGCCAGGTTCCGATGCTCGTCGGCGAGGTCGCCCGCGGCAAGGCCCTCGCGGTCGTCGTCGAGGCGGCGACGGTCAAGGACACGAACGGTGAGGTCGTCGACCTCGAGGACGAGGACGACGAGACGGCTGCCGCCGAGGGCGAGCAGACCGAGGCGACCTCCGACGCCGCCGAGGAGAAGACCGAGGCCTGA